In a single window of the Candidatus Cloacimonadota bacterium genome:
- a CDS encoding phage holin family protein, which produces MINYIIHLLIYSLSVYLVSKFTKLVSIKDFKTALLFSIVVGIVNTVIRPIFIVLTFPIAIITFGVFLIFINGLMLMLSSVFFKEIKIKGCFSAALASILISIVIYIFELFIIV; this is translated from the coding sequence TTGATAAATTATATAATACACCTTCTAATTTATAGTCTATCTGTATATTTAGTCAGCAAGTTTACAAAGTTAGTATCAATAAAAGATTTCAAAACAGCATTGCTTTTTTCTATTGTAGTTGGAATTGTAAATACTGTGATAAGACCAATTTTTATTGTTCTTACATTCCCAATCGCCATTATTACCTTTGGGGTTTTTTTGATATTTATTAATGGACTTATGTTGATGTTATCATCTGTTTTTTTCAAAGAAATAAAGATAAAGGGCTGTTTTTCTGCAGCTCTTGCCAGTATATTGATTTCTATTGTAATTTACATCTTTGAATTGTTCATTATTGTTTAA
- the ftsZ gene encoding cell division protein FtsZ, producing MLKFSDSLDGPDLIGDSKIKIIGIGGAGNNAINTMIGNKLKDVEFIAINTDLQVLNNSLAETKVQIGKKLLKGFGAGGNPELGTLAAEENEEELKKAILNAKVVFIAAGMGGGTGTGAAPIIARIAKESNILTIGIVTYPFVCEGRIRRENADKGINDLKNNVNSLIVIPNERLKEKFGEIELYEAFKKADAVLYNAAKSISDIVNKRGYVNVDYADVKTVLSYMGYALIGLGRAEGDDRAEKATLEAISNPLISNICLAKSKAILYNVTAGYDLKTSELDKIASIINKETDENKNIIFGLIYDKEMNNKMDIAIIAGGIPESDTELQSIEEIKKKSHEEEISEIQQILERIHQSEKLSPYENRIDSGVN from the coding sequence ATGTTAAAATTCAGTGATTCATTAGACGGCCCCGATTTAATCGGGGATTCCAAAATTAAAATTATTGGTATTGGTGGAGCAGGAAATAATGCAATAAACACAATGATAGGGAATAAACTGAAGGATGTTGAGTTCATTGCAATTAATACTGATTTGCAGGTACTCAATAATTCATTAGCAGAAACTAAGGTTCAAATTGGGAAGAAGTTACTAAAGGGATTTGGTGCAGGTGGAAATCCTGAGTTAGGAACTTTGGCTGCTGAAGAAAATGAAGAAGAGCTGAAAAAGGCTATTTTAAATGCAAAAGTTGTTTTCATAGCTGCTGGAATGGGAGGCGGAACTGGCACAGGAGCGGCTCCGATTATTGCAAGAATTGCTAAAGAAAGTAATATTTTAACTATTGGTATTGTAACATATCCCTTTGTTTGTGAAGGAAGAATCCGACGCGAAAATGCCGATAAGGGCATAAATGACCTAAAGAATAATGTGAATTCATTAATTGTTATTCCTAACGAAAGATTAAAAGAAAAGTTCGGAGAAATAGAACTTTATGAAGCGTTTAAGAAGGCAGATGCAGTTCTTTATAATGCTGCAAAATCTATTTCCGATATCGTTAATAAAAGAGGGTATGTAAATGTTGATTATGCAGATGTAAAAACAGTCCTGTCATATATGGGTTATGCGCTTATTGGTCTTGGCAGAGCAGAAGGTGATGATAGAGCTGAAAAAGCCACTTTAGAAGCAATATCAAATCCCTTAATTAGCAATATATGCCTGGCTAAATCAAAAGCAATACTTTATAATGTAACTGCTGGCTATGATCTAAAAACATCTGAACTTGATAAAATAGCATCAATTATTAATAAAGAAACAGATGAAAACAAAAATATTATTTTCGGACTTATTTATGATAAAGAGATGAATAATAAAATGGATATTGCAATAATTGCTGGCGGAATACCTGAATCGGATACAGAGTTACAATCAATAGAAGAGATTAAAAAGAAATCGCATGAAGAAGAAATATCTGAGATTCAGCAAATATTAGAAAGAATACATCAATCGGAAAAATTGTCTCCCTATGAGAATAGAATTGATAGCGGAGTAAACTGA
- the ftsA gene encoding cell division protein FtsA translates to MAKEKIITALDIGTTKICCLISILDKNNKLKICGIGENKSEGLSQGMIKNIRAASDSMDKAIKEAEKMSGRDAQNVFIGVAGELIRSYVSHGITNIESKSRYSNELNDYEVTENEIKRVVEDAKKNKPISSDRRIIHAEPQFFIVDGIPGILDPIGMSGRRFEADVHIVTADINSLNNIYRCIQRIGLNVKDVVLQPIASSMAVLNRDERELGSILVDIGGGTTDISIYYKRGIRFSCIIPLGGEDITNDLAIGLRTPKVEAEKIKIEYGYARPDHADGNIKIEIPGIGGRPATKRSQKFVAEIINPRIQKIADLTYNEINKSRYLKMITAGISITGGTANLRSTNQLFEEVFDLPTKTGYPSFTGIYGDTESLSDPKYATGVGLLCWGKKNFEKDPFNKNSKKSLIEKMISRIRDWFADQNFT, encoded by the coding sequence ATGGCGAAAGAAAAGATAATAACTGCACTTGACATTGGAACAACCAAGATTTGTTGTCTTATATCAATTCTTGATAAGAACAATAAGCTTAAGATTTGTGGGATTGGCGAAAATAAGTCTGAAGGACTCTCACAAGGGATGATAAAGAATATTCGTGCTGCATCTGATTCAATGGATAAGGCTATAAAAGAAGCAGAAAAAATGTCAGGTAGAGATGCACAAAATGTTTTTATTGGCGTAGCTGGCGAACTCATAAGAAGTTATGTAAGTCACGGTATTACAAATATAGAAAGCAAGAGCAGATATTCTAATGAGCTTAACGATTATGAAGTTACAGAAAATGAGATTAAAAGAGTTGTTGAAGATGCAAAAAAGAATAAACCGATATCAAGTGATAGAAGAATTATACACGCAGAACCTCAATTCTTTATCGTTGATGGCATACCTGGTATTCTTGACCCAATCGGAATGTCTGGAAGACGGTTTGAAGCTGATGTACATATTGTTACTGCTGATATAAATTCTTTAAACAATATTTATAGATGCATCCAAAGAATAGGTCTAAATGTTAAAGATGTTGTCTTACAACCCATCGCTTCATCAATGGCAGTATTAAATCGGGATGAAAGAGAATTAGGTTCAATACTTGTGGATATCGGAGGTGGAACAACTGATATATCTATATATTACAAGAGAGGTATTAGATTTAGTTGTATTATTCCTCTTGGTGGCGAGGATATTACAAATGACCTTGCAATTGGGTTGCGGACACCAAAGGTTGAAGCTGAAAAAATTAAGATTGAATATGGATATGCCCGTCCTGACCACGCAGATGGAAATATAAAAATTGAAATTCCTGGCATTGGTGGACGTCCTGCAACTAAACGTTCTCAGAAATTTGTTGCTGAGATTATTAATCCTCGCATTCAAAAGATTGCGGACCTTACTTATAATGAGATTAATAAAAGTAGATATTTAAAAATGATAACAGCAGGAATTTCTATTACTGGGGGCACGGCAAATTTGAGAAGCACAAACCAATTATTTGAAGAAGTATTTGATTTACCGACCAAAACAGGGTATCCCTCTTTCACAGGAATCTATGGGGATACAGAAAGTCTGTCAGACCCAAAATATGCAACTGGAGTTGGGCTATTATGTTGGGGAAAGAAAAATTTTGAGAAGGACCCATTTAATAAAAACTCTAAAAAGTCACTTATTGAGAAAATGATTTCAAGAATTAGAGATTGGTTTGCTGATCAAAATTTTACTTAA